The proteins below are encoded in one region of Equus przewalskii isolate Varuska chromosome 1, EquPr2, whole genome shotgun sequence:
- the LOC103548456 gene encoding RNA polymerase-associated protein LEO1-like, translating into MDLFGDIGDISSESDGDNQPPIPGQPVDERGTPQDRQEEEPVSETRIEVEIPNINSDLGNELYFVKLPKFLSIEPKPFDPQYYEDEFADEKVLDEEDRTRLKLKVENTIRWRMHQDEEGNKIKESNARMVKWSDGSLSLHLGSEVFDVYKAPLQDNHSHLFVREDTGLQGQAVFKSKLTFRPHSTDSATHRKMTLPLANRCSRTQIRILPMAGPDPECHRTEMIKKEEERLRASAHQETVHPRAKQTQQGPSVPYQDPSSDEEEEEEGDEAVKNHDPGELRGGEPSRKRKVEGKEEEDD; encoded by the exons ATGGATCTGTTTGGAGACATAGGTGACATTTCTTCAGAGAGTGATGGGGACAATCAACCACCTATTCCAGGACAGCCTGTT GATGAACGTGGGACGCCTCAGGACCGGCAGGAGGAAGAGCCAGTGTCAGAAACCAGAATAGAAGTAGAGATTCCCAATATCAACTCTGATTTAGGAAATGAATTATACTTTGTTAAACTACCCAAATTTCTCAGCATAGAACCCAA ACCTTTTGATCCTCAGTATTATGAAGATgaatttgcagatgagaaagtgCTTGATGAGGAAGATAGAACCAGGTTAAAATTAAAG GTAGAAAACACTATACGCTGGAGGATGCACCAGGATGAAGAAggcaataaaattaaagaaagcaaCGCTCGGATGGTGAAGTGGTCAGATGGAAG CCTGTCCCTCCATCTGGGCAGTGAAGTGTTTGATGTCTACAAAGCGCCACTGCAGGACAATCACAGCCACCTGTTTGTCAGAGAGGACACTGGTCTACAGGGACAAGCCGTGTTTAAATCCAAACTCACCTTTAG ACCTCACTCTACAGACAGTGCCACACACAGAAAGATGACCCTGCCACTTGCTAATAGATGCTCAAGGACACAGATTAGAATCTTACCAATGGCCGGTCCTGATCCCGAATGCCATCGCACGGAAATGATTAAG AAAGAAGAAGAACGTCTGAGAGCTTCTGCTCACCAGGAGACAGTCCATCCGCGGGCGAAGCAGACCCAGCAGGGGCCGAGTGTCCCCTACCAGGACCCCAGCAgtgacgaggaggaggaggaggaaggcgaCGAAGCCGTTAAAAACCACGACCCAGGGGAACTCCGAG GTGGCGAGCCctccagaaagaggaaagtggaggggaaagaggaagaggacgACTGA